The following coding sequences lie in one Cinclus cinclus chromosome 15, bCinCin1.1, whole genome shotgun sequence genomic window:
- the VBP1 gene encoding prefoldin subunit 3 isoform X2 gives MMSGQSITDRIAAAQHSVTGSAVAKAVCKATTHEVMGPKKKHLDYLIQCTNEMNVNIPQLADTLFERTANSSWVVVFKALITTHHLMMYGNERFIQYLASRNTLFNLNNYLDKSAMQGYDMSTFIRRYSRYLNEKALSYRLVAVDFTKMKRGIDGVMRTMNPEKLLKTLPIIQNQLDALLDFDANPNELTNGVINAAFMLLFKDSIRLFAAYNEGIINLLERYFDLKKSQCKEGLDIYKKFLARMTKLSEFLKVAEQVGIDQGDIPDLTQAPSSLLEALEQHLASVEGKKTKEVSAASRASALSSAVSTLANTGMSFSRMDEKEKQQALEEEQVRLQALKEQRLREISVVSNSTSTSASPSTLSGKSVNTTVAVDLFAAPAPTTNSMPNLSSDLFDLQPAFVPTVQSTPAISTSASSAWGGPFSSSNGCVGSPPHLDIFDMKPVEEAVKSATPFINSSFSSKQRVELFSDDFSGHKPAYASVYHPVTVDGFPLHSASPSTTSSTINVDFDAVFGGKSTAPEYRTASDDVLQPTVPPQSQRANVASQQSRKILANDLDSSLANLVGNLGFGGTPSKKSDMQWSQPTEKKLTGGTNWQAKTSTSTTWNQTPLPTIPHMVPAPITYPLTTAQVPIYGMVPPQVGAAPLMAPQSMMYTQPGLRPTNPFAPVSETQIQFM, from the exons ATGATGTCGGGGCAGTCGATCACCGACCGCATCGCGGCGGCGCAGCACAGTGTGACCGGCTCGGCCGTCGCCAAGGCTGTGTGCAAGGCGACGACTCACGAGGTGATGGGCCCCAAGAAGAAGCACCTGGACT ATCTAATACAGTGCACAAATGAAATGAATGTGAATATTCCACAGTTGGCAGATACACTCTTTGAGAGAACTGCAAACAGTAGCTGGGTTGTAGTGTTCAAAGCTCTAATTACAACACACCACCTCATGATGTATGGAAATGAG CGCTTTATCCAGTATCTTGCATCACGGAACACTTTGTTCAACTTAAATAACTACCTGGACAAAAGTGCCATGCAGG GCTATGATATGTCTACCTTCATTAGGCGATACAGCAGATACTTGAATGAAAAAGCACTTTCATATAGACTTGTAGCAGTTGACTTCACCAAAATGAAAAGAGG GATAGATGGAGTGATGAGAACTATGAATCCTGAAAAGCTTCTGAAAACCCTTCCAATCATACAGAACCAGCTCGATGCACTCCTTGATTTTGAT GCAAATCCAAATGAACTAACAAATGGTGTTATAAATGCTGCCTTTATGCTCCTCTTTAAAGATTCCATTAGACTTTTTGCAGCATACAATGAGGGGATTATTAATCTTTTAG AAAGATACTTTGATTTGAAGAAGAGCCAGTGCAAAGAAGGCTTGGATATTTACAAAAAATTTCTAGCCAGAATGACCAAATTGTCAGAGTTCCTCAAAGTAGCAGAG CAAGTTGGAATTGATCAGGGTGACATTCCAGATCTTACTCAG gCACCCAGCAGCTTGcttgaggcactggaacagcatTTGGCTTCtgtggagggaaagaaaacaaaggaagtctctgctgccagcag AGCCAGTGCCCTATCCAGTGCTGTTTCCACACTTGCCAATACAGGAATGTCATTCAGCCGGATggatgagaaagaaaagcagcaggcatTGGAGGAGGAACAAGTTAGACTGCAGGCACTTAAA GAGCAGCGATTAAGAGAAATCTCTGTAGTATCAAATTCCACTTCCACATCAGCATCCCCAAGCACTTTATCAGGAAAAAGTGTAAATACCACTGTAGCTGTTGACCTCTTTGCTGCACCAGCACCCACAACAAATAG CATGCCCAACCTTTCTAGTGATCTTTTTGATCTTCAGCCTGCATTTGTTCCAACTGTGCAAAGTACTCCAGCTATATCAACATCAGCAAGCAGTGCTTGGGGAG GTCCTTTCTCGTCCTCAAATGGTTGTGTTGGTTCTCCACCTCATCTGGACATCTTTGACATGAAGCCAGTTGAAGAAGCTGTAAAATCTGCCACCCCTTTCATcaattcttctttttcctccaaaCAAAGAGTGGAACTGTTTAGTG ATGACTTTAGTGGTCATAAACCAGCATATGCTTCTGTGTATCATCCAGTGACTGTTGATG gttttcctcTTCATTCAGCTTCTCCGAGTACCACCTCTTCAACAATTAATGTGGACTTTGATGCTGTTTTTGGAGGAAAATCTACAGCACCAGAGTACAGGACTGCAAGTG ATGATGTACTGCAACCCACAGTACCACCACAAAGTCAAAGAGCCAATGTAGCCAGCCAGCAAAGTAGAAAAATTTTGGCAAATGACCTCGATTCTTCACTTGCTAATCTAGTAGGAA ATCTTGGCTTTGGAGGAACTCCATCCAAAAA ATCAGATATGCAGTGGTCTCAGCCTACAGAGAAAAAACTTACTGGTGGAACAAACTGGCAAGCAAAAACAAGCACATCGACCACGTGGAACCAGACTCCCTTACCCACTATTCCACACATG GTACCTGCTCCTATCACATACCCATTGACCACAGCTCAAGTGCCTATATATGGAATG GTACCTCCTCAGGTTGGAGCTGCTCCTTTGATGGCACCCCAGTCAATGATGTATACACAACCTGGTCTGAGGCCAACAAATCCTTTTGCACCTGTTTCTGAAACTCAG